The DNA segment TTTATATGTAATGATATCCTGTGTTTGTTTGTGACTACGAAGTTGGAGTGGTCCTGGTCTGGTGGTCTAACCCCGGGAAGGGCATTCAGCTTAATCTGCTTATCATGATACATTATCATTGATAATTGATATTTTGTTCCCCTTCATTTTACTTTATTCGTATGGTAaagggatgactcacgctagacctggccgggcccgggccgaagcTTCCGACGCTTCATGTTAatatggaaagcaccacatgAACAGCGATcaaccgtcatagaaaatgtccTGTTGGACGCCTCGGCcggggcacggcccggtctagcgtgagtcatccttaaatgaTTAATAATATTGGATCAAAGGCCGTCGTGTTTTAAATTCACGTTTACTGAACCTATAAAAAAGGATTTTCACAAAGTGTAaagtttttacttttttcttaAATCTACTTCTTAAATATAATCGTGTCCTACATATATATCACAAACATATATAGAAGGTAATCATAAAACATTAGACATAGAGATGACAAGTGCCGCTTGCAGGGCGAGCAAGGCAGGCGCGACTTGgccccgcgcggccgcgccgggCGCCGCCGGCGTCTCGGGCTCCGGGTAGTCGGGGCTGCAGAACTCCAGGCTGTCGTCGAAGTCCCGCAGCAGCTCCTCGAACTGCTGCCAGGAGCAGCCCGCCAGCGGGCACAGCTCCGTCGGCTTCTCGTTGATGAAGAACTGGACTCGGTGAGTTTGTGTCCCGGATTCCGTACatctaaaaatttaattatataataagaaGGGTACTTACTTAAGTACATATAATCATATTGCTGACATTATTCTCTAAATACTTGCATAAGTGGAAGTCTAGTCCAAGTTTACAGAAGTGTAGTCAATCAATTTCACAACGACCAATTCGTTCTAAAAAGAAACGTCatcgtttttcaatatgaataatCCGATTATGTTTCTGCTTAGGTATTAATTTAGATTAGATttgtataggtaataataaGTAGGTTAAGTAACATTACTCTTATCTGATAACATCAagattattataatatcgtaGACATAAATCAACTTGTGCGAATATTCGAGTCCCTAATCTCTAATACATAACAATATACatgtcgcagtaagatagataaagccgtgatatagttataaccctagggatataattatatctcgtaacatagttatacgaaagcgattcattactatcttactaggaatataactataatacgtctttagtttagtgatatagttatattactggattcagtttagtgaaataattgtaggtaggagtgcagcggtgcggcggaggtatagtatatccctagggatatagttatatgccgtatagtacgtattataatcatattcctagtaagatagtaattgtaggtaggagtgcggcggtgcggcggaggtctagttatatccctagggatatagttatatgccgtatagtacgtattataatcatattcctagtaagatagtaatatcttactaggaatataactataatacgtttCTAGTTTAGTAATACAGAACTATATTACTGGATTATGTTCAACTAATTGCAACcaacaaagttgattttgtaataaaaataaaaacgaatataCTTACTGTTTTCTTTGATTCCCTGGCAGATTTATAACCATTTAATCACATACCTACATAGAGTTTAGTCAAAtaccgtattataatcatattcctagtaagatattactatcttactaggaatatgattataatacgtattatacggcatataactatatccctagggatataactatacctccgccgcaccgccgcactcctacctacaattatttcactaaactgaatccagtaatataactatatcactaaactaaagacgtattatagttatattcctagtaagatagtaatgaatcgctttcgtataactaagttacgacatataattatatctctagggttataactatataacggctttatctatcttactgcgacataCATATTACATGTCGGCACAATAACACTGAAGTCAGGATTACCTAACAAATTAGGTACATGAAGCTCTGACAATCACTTTATGCGTTAATTCCATTCATAAGTATGTCCATGCAATATCGCAGCTCGCTAAACATTGAAAATCACTATTATATTTGTAAAAAGTTGGTACGCGTGCAGGAATATAAAACGGCATGCAATgttagttacctacctatttagaaTGACCATCATGTTGGTGGAGAAGGCGGCGATGAAGCTGGTGCGCCAGTTGCGGGCGGGGTCCCTGGTGGcgccggcggcgggcgcggcgtcGCGGAACAGCCCGAGCGCCACGAACGCCATCTCCGTCATGGCGTTGTGCGAGAAGTACGACACGAGCTTGTGGCCCTCGTCGCGCGCCGCCGCCTGCATGCGCTCGCGCAGGTCCTTCAGCAGCGGCCCGGCCAGGCGCTGATTCACCTGACAAAATATTTTCGTTTATAGGCTATTTTCGTCGGCGCTGGACGGTAATATTTAGTAGTGGTTTGAATTTTTCGTGAAAGTAGGAACCATCAATAAACTGTCTGTAATTTTTTAACTCTTCAGCAACGCTTTTCAGTAACTCTTGCACCTGCTTGAATATCTTTTATGAATGGAAACAATTTATTGCATAAGTTTAACCTTTGTCCTTTGCGCACTAAGGCGTCCTGGAGGCTCGGCGTCCAAGTGCGGTGCTTCAGATGATGTTCAGGCACTCACCCACGAGCCGTAGCCGTTCCTGTAGTAATGCCTGACGTCGTCGCGGTACTCCAGCACCACGAGGTCCTGGTCGGAGAAGGCGGCGCACCAGGCGTCCTGCAGGGTTGGCGTCCAAGTGCGGTGGTAGCGGCAGATCTCGTACAGCGTGTACACGTCCGAGGCGCTCAGCTGGTACGTGATGCCCAGCCGCTCTTGAACTGCTTTCTGGACCTGTTGGATAAACTtggtgttaaaataaaaatgatacttAGTGTTGATTATTTCtgtcttattttttattttaactttaatgACGAAATGAGTTCATAGGATTTTTTGGTTCTGCACAAAACTTTACTTACGGCTACGTATTCGTCAGTTTTTTCGTATTCTTCCAATTGCTCCTCAAGTAAAGCGCCACCTCTCACATCTTGCTGATATCTCTCGCAGTTTTCATAAGGCTAAAACAAACAGATCTTGTTAGAAACTTTAAATATGTTTATACGAACTAACATCGTTTGtcattaacataacatttgTCGACCGGTCTGACCTAGTGggtagcagtgttggccgaacgttaatcccaattaccattaaaaattaaccattgaaaaggttaattcgaattaaccattaaccattgaaggaaaattaattgtcaattcgcattaacatcaatttgcattaatattaatttatttcgaaccattaaaaattaaaaagaattaatggttaatgcttcacaaaccattaaaaattaaatcaatttttaatgtcaattaaaaatattattgataattatcaattaacaaaaatatatcgtaattttataaaggcgcccgtaatttttatctagctagtggacctcaggtttggtgcaacatagaaacacgccgtttggtcatccgactcgtcttgatgagcacttgggagaccagtacccaagatagagctgatgctgaaccctgggtgtacctagtggaattcaggttcggtgcaacatacacacacgccgtttaggctattcgactcgtcacaatgagcacttgggagagcagtacccaagatggagctgatgctgaaccctgggtgtacctagtggaactcaggtttggtgcaacatagacacacgccgtttaggctattcgactcgtcacaatgagcacttgggagagcagtacccaagatggagctgatgctgaaccttggctgtacctagtggaactcaggtttggtgcaacatagacaaacgccgttttggtcatccgactcgtcttggtgagcacttgggagagcagtacccaagatagagctcatgctgaaccctggcagtacctaatggaactcaggtttggtgcaacatagacaaacgtcgttttggtcatccgactcgtcttggtgagcacttaggagagcagtacccaagatagagctgatgctgaaccctggctgtacctagtggaactcaggtttggtgcaacatagacacacgccgtttaggctattcgactcgtcacaatgagcacttgggagagcagtacccaagatggagctgatgctgaaccttggctgtacctagtggaactcaggtttggtgcaacatagacaaacgccgttttggtcatccgactcgtcttggtgagcacttaggagagcagtacccaagatagagctgatgctgaaccctggctgtacctagtggaactcaggtttggtgcaacatagacacacgccgtttaggctattcgactcgtcacaatgagcacttgggagagcagtacccaagatggagctgatgctgaaccttggctgtacctagtggaactcaggtttggtgcaacatagacaaacgccgttttggtcatccgactcgtcttggtgagcacttgggagagcagtacccaagatagagctgatgctgaaccctggcagtacctaatggaactcaggtttggtgcaacatagacaaacgccgttttggtcat comes from the Cydia amplana chromosome 12, ilCydAmpl1.1, whole genome shotgun sequence genome and includes:
- the LOC134652669 gene encoding multiple inositol polyphosphate phosphatase 1-like — its product is MISILVLGLVSLSLSVGAGSESCYWNRPCPNLLHSTKTTYETVRGDIRDYPDPESCEAVSIWTLHRHGNRNPGSSSIDMKRLIDAVQGQIIQAFEDGLSQLCAQDIEAFRKWTFNDTILEAPSYLTGTGYEELFDIAKRLRQRYLHLMQGAPEDYYLRPTNSQRTVASVMGFVHGFTDETNLNITFDGPFERDDMIRPYENCERYQQDVRGGALLEEQLEEYEKTDEYVAVQKAVQERLGITYQLSASDVYTLYEICRYHRTWTPTLQDAWCAAFSDQDLVVLEYRDDVRHYYRNGYGSWVNQRLAGPLLKDLRERMQAAARDEGHKLVSYFSHNAMTEMAFVALGLFRDAAPAAGATRDPARNWRTSFIAAFSTNMMVILNRCTESGTQTHRVQFFINEKPTELCPLAGCSWQQFEELLRDFDDSLEFCSPDYPEPETPAAPGAAARGQVAPALLALQAALVISMSNVL